The following proteins are encoded in a genomic region of Asterias amurensis chromosome 5, ASM3211899v1:
- the LOC139937736 gene encoding uncharacterized protein, translating to MALLDENDAEMLAPDFSDDEQGKKKRVRRKRSKKVKEEDLDMSGEPEERGVVYLSHIPHGFYEPQMISFFEQFGKVTRCKLWRSKKTGKSRGYAYIEFEYIDVAKIVADTMNNYLMFQKLLKCKFIPKKDLVAKAFSQCNRNFVKPFHRELSAKRHNSLLVSGESRILKNQKRLVQMEGRRMKKMAALGIEYKPTGYADEWEDIKKAKNVIHEKRRVEELLTKEITMRKEAALKKAKHKAHLLSKKRRIGKKLRRKEEKEKAAAAEKPEEPKTETSDAVTPKYPKRKSLDAVSGEVDQQPLKKKGRTSTLSTPAQKLASPPPKDEVKAASPAVKSSRRSSRRSVKGDAAAPTSPEKEVGSKTPKPKTPGSKTPRSKTPIPKTPKTIKEASSTSVKGDAAAPTSPEKEVSSKTPKPKTPGSKTPSSKTPSSKTPKTIKEASSTLGRKVATPSQAVSKPSVEDSPEPKMVKKTPRSSRRGRTPRKGLSLDSEATSDSDSGKPKVMEFAGIKLQVSDTPEVELKTPKASKAKTPKTAIKGSSKKIAQIEELEGNMTPKVPTSSKKGASAKKSAKKMTEINIPEASVLLF from the exons AAGGAAGAAGATCTTGACATGAGCGGTGAGCCAGAAGAACGGGGTGTGGTCTACCTAAGTCACATCCCCCATGGATTCTACGAGCCTCAGATGATATCGTTCTTTGAACAGTTTGGCAAAGTCACCAGATGTAAACTGTGGAGAAGTAAAAAG acTGGCAAGTCAAGGGGCTATGCCTATATTGAGTTTGAGTACATTGATGTCGCCAAGATAGTCGCTGATACCATGAACAACTACCTCATGTTCCAAAAGCTGCTCAAAT GTAAATTCATCCCGAAAAAGGATCTGGTTGCTAAAGCCTTCAGTCAGTGTAACAGAAACTTTGTGAAGCCATTTCATCGCGAACTCTCGGCCAAACGCCACAACAGTCTGCTTGTGTCTGGTGAATCCCGCATCCTGAAGAATCAGAAACGACTTGTCCAGATGGAGGGACGTCGCATGAAGAAGATGGCAGCCTTAGGGATTGAATACAAACCAACCGGATAT GCAGATGAGTGGGAGGACATCAAGAAAGCCAAGAACGTGATCCACGAGAAGAGACGTGTGGAGGAACTGCTCACCAAAGAGATCACGATGAGGAAGGAGGCAGCCTTGAAAAAAGCCAAGCATAAAGCCCACCTTCTCTCCAAGAAGCGAAGAATCGGCAAGAAGCTGAGACGCAAAGAAGAGAAGGAGAAAGCTGCAGCCGCAGAGAAGCCTGAGGAGCCAAAGACGGAGACCTCTGATGCAGTCACCCCTAAGTACCCTAAACGTAAGTCTCTGGATGCGGTCTCGGGGGAAGTCGACCAGCAACcactgaaaaaaaagggaagaacCTCCACTCTGTCTACCCCTGCCCAAAAGTTGGCGTCTCCCCCTCCAAAAGATGAAGTGAAAGCCGCATCACCTGCCGTAAAAAGCAGTAGAAGAAGTAGCCGAAGATCCGTGAAGGGTGATGCTGCTGCACCAACATCCCCTGAGAAGGAGGTTGGCTCCAAAACGCCAAAACCTAAAACCCCAGGTTCTAAGACACCCAGGTCTAAGACGCCAATTCCTAAGACGCCCAAGACCATCAAAGAAGCTTCATCAACATCCGTGAAGGGTGATGCTGCTGCACCGACATCTCCTGAGAAGGAGGTAAGCTCCAAAACGCCTAAACCTAAAACCCCGGGTTCTAAGACGCCCAGTTCTAAGACACCAAGTTCTAAGACGCCCAAGACCATCAAAGAAGCTTCATCAACCCTTGGGAGAAAAGTTGCTACCCCGTCCCAAGCTGTTTCCAAACCGTCTGTTGAAGATTCCCCCGAGCCCAAGATGGTGAAGAAGACCCCGAGGAGTTCGCGAAGAGGAAGGACACCCAGGAAAGGACTCTCTCTCGATTCAGAAGCCACCAGCGACTCAGATTCTGGGAAACCAAAAGTGATGGAGTTTGCCGGAATCAAGCTCCAAGTATCAGATACCCCAGAAGTAGAACTCAAAACACCAAAAGCATCAAAGGCCAAGACTCCGAAAACAGCCATCAAGGGAAGTTCTAAGAAAATCGCACAGATTGAAGAGCTTGAAGGTAACATGACACCAAAAGTTCCTACAAGCAGCAAGAAAGGCGCCAGTGCTAAGAAGAGCGCCAAGAAGATGACAGAGATCAACATCCCAGAAGCATCAgtgttattattttga